Proteins from a single region of Companilactobacillus farciminis KCTC 3681 = DSM 20184:
- a CDS encoding PTS mannose/fructose/sorbose transporter subunit IIC has protein sequence MQLNAIQIILVVLVSFLAGMEGILDEFHFHQPVIACTLIGLVTGNLLPCLILGGSLQMIALGWANIGAAVAPDAALAAVASAIILVLGGKGQAGVGSAIAIAVPLAVAGLLLTILCRTLATGIVHIMDKAAEEGSFRKIDFWQYVAICMQGLRIAIPAAMILAIGAGPVKGLLDAMPTWLTDGLSIGGGMVVAVGYAMVINMMASREVWPFFAIGFVLATVTDLTLIGLGAIGISMALIYLKLSKSGGNGGSSNGGGNSNTGDPVGDIIDNY, from the coding sequence ATGCAATTAAATGCTATTCAGATTATTCTTGTCGTTTTAGTATCATTCCTAGCTGGTATGGAAGGTATCTTGGATGAATTCCATTTCCACCAACCAGTTATCGCATGTACTTTAATCGGCTTAGTTACAGGTAACTTGTTACCTTGCCTTATCCTTGGTGGTTCACTACAAATGATCGCCTTAGGTTGGGCTAATATCGGTGCTGCCGTAGCACCTGATGCTGCTTTGGCAGCTGTTGCTTCAGCTATTATTCTAGTTCTTGGTGGTAAAGGTCAAGCTGGTGTTGGTTCAGCTATTGCTATCGCTGTTCCTTTGGCTGTTGCCGGACTACTACTAACAATTCTATGTCGTACTCTTGCAACTGGTATTGTTCACATCATGGATAAAGCTGCCGAAGAAGGTAGTTTTAGAAAGATTGATTTCTGGCAATATGTTGCTATCTGTATGCAAGGTCTACGTATCGCTATCCCTGCTGCAATGATTCTTGCTATCGGTGCTGGTCCCGTTAAGGGCTTGCTAGATGCTATGCCTACATGGTTGACAGATGGTTTGTCAATCGGTGGTGGTATGGTTGTTGCTGTTGGTTACGCAATGGTTATCAATATGATGGCTAGTCGTGAAGTATGGCCATTCTTCGCTATTGGTTTCGTACTTGCAACAGTTACAGATCTAACACTTATCGGTCTTGGTGCTATCGGTATTTCTATGGCGCTCATCTACTTGAAATTATCTAAATCAGGTGGTAATGGCGGTTCATCAAATGGTGGAGGAAACTCCAATACAGGTGATCCAGTCGGCGACATCATAGATAATTACTAA
- a CDS encoding PTS sugar transporter subunit IIB, whose product MVGIVIASHGDFADGIKMSGSMIFGEQKDVQSVTLQPDMGPDDLKAKLEKAVSALEDQEQVLFLVDLWGGTPFNQTNGLFEAHKDKWAIVAGLNLPMLIEAYASRMSMNSAQEIAAHIIETAKEGVKVRPESLQPKEAKAAPKQQAVSGGKPGKMKYVLARIDSRLLHGQVATAWSKSVVPTRIIVVSDNVAKDDLRKQLIMQAAPVGVHAHVIPIDQMIKIAKDDKHFGGERALLLFETPQDVKRAIDGGVPLKTINVGSMAHSVGKVQPNKVLAFGQDDIDTFKAMEKEGIKFDVRKVPTDSEDNLDNIMKKAQDELNKNK is encoded by the coding sequence ATGGTTGGAATTGTTATTGCAAGCCATGGTGACTTTGCCGACGGTATCAAGATGTCTGGTTCAATGATTTTCGGTGAACAAAAAGATGTTCAATCCGTTACATTACAACCCGACATGGGTCCTGATGACCTAAAGGCAAAATTGGAAAAAGCTGTTTCAGCTCTTGAAGATCAAGAACAAGTTTTGTTCTTAGTTGATCTCTGGGGAGGAACACCTTTTAACCAAACAAATGGTTTGTTCGAGGCACATAAAGACAAGTGGGCTATCGTCGCTGGTCTTAACTTGCCTATGTTGATTGAAGCTTATGCTTCACGTATGTCAATGAATTCTGCACAAGAAATTGCTGCACATATCATTGAAACAGCCAAAGAGGGTGTTAAGGTTCGTCCAGAATCTCTACAACCTAAAGAAGCTAAAGCTGCTCCAAAACAACAAGCTGTATCAGGTGGTAAACCTGGTAAGATGAAGTATGTTTTGGCACGTATCGACTCACGTCTATTGCATGGTCAAGTTGCTACTGCATGGTCTAAGTCGGTTGTCCCAACACGTATTATTGTTGTTTCAGACAACGTTGCTAAAGATGATTTGCGTAAACAATTGATTATGCAAGCTGCACCAGTTGGTGTTCACGCACACGTTATCCCAATCGATCAAATGATCAAGATCGCCAAAGATGACAAACACTTTGGTGGCGAACGTGCACTATTGCTTTTCGAAACACCACAAGATGTTAAGAGAGCAATCGACGGGGGAGTTCCATTGAAGACTATCAATGTTGGTTCAATGGCTCACTCAGTTGGTAAAGTTCAACCTAATAAAGTTTTGGCTTTCGGTCAAGATGATATCGATACATTCAAGGCTATGGAAAAGGAAGGCATCAAGTTTGATGTTCGTAAAGTTCCAACAGACTCAGAAGATAACCTTGATAACATCATGAAGAAAGCTCAAGACGAGTTGAATAAAAACAAATAA
- a CDS encoding DUF4867 family protein: MSILEDFQKKNPDYKILSIDDPDFKKYGKVYTKYDISEVKDYMDKNVKISSPSNFYTPSNKELEKIPAIQEMGKDIYAFMPIEAGECTGQSTNFSAIEYHQGSETNIMLTDVIMVLGQRSTLDTKGEYSPSEDGQIFFVPAGTVVEFYSTTLHYAPIKVHDSGFSIIVILIKGSNEELPADFKSDNKRIVKQNKFQLVDPSRKDKIAIGVEVGLTGKLIEMTPLDK, from the coding sequence ATGAGTATATTAGAAGATTTCCAAAAAAAGAATCCAGACTACAAGATCCTCTCCATTGATGATCCTGATTTTAAGAAGTATGGAAAAGTTTATACTAAATACGATATTAGTGAAGTAAAAGACTACATGGATAAGAATGTTAAGATTTCTAGTCCAAGTAATTTCTACACACCTTCAAATAAAGAACTTGAAAAGATTCCTGCAATTCAAGAAATGGGTAAAGATATTTATGCCTTTATGCCAATTGAAGCAGGTGAATGTACTGGTCAATCAACTAACTTCTCAGCTATTGAATATCACCAAGGTAGCGAAACAAACATTATGTTGACTGATGTCATCATGGTTTTAGGACAACGTTCAACACTTGATACAAAGGGTGAGTACAGTCCTTCAGAAGATGGTCAAATTTTCTTTGTTCCTGCTGGAACAGTTGTTGAATTCTATAGCACGACTCTACATTACGCACCAATCAAGGTTCACGACTCAGGATTCTCAATTATCGTTATCTTGATCAAGGGTTCAAACGAAGAATTGCCTGCTGATTTCAAGAGTGACAACAAACGAATCGTTAAACAAAACAAGTTCCAATTAGTAGATCCTAGTCGAAAGGATAAGATTGCTATTGGTGTAGAAGTTGGTTTGACAGGTAAATTAATTGAAATGACACCTTTAGATAAGTAA
- the nagE gene encoding N-acetylglucosamine-specific PTS transporter subunit IIBC encodes MKTYLQRMGRSLQLPVAVLPAAALLEGIGHWLPQNWGLAQFLQVGGSAILGQLALLFAVGLSLGMSKAKDGAAAMAGVVAYIVPTYVLAPKQVALLLGIKVSAVNPAFNAIAGNVFIGIIAGLIAAALFDRFHETKLPMALSFFSGKRLVPILATLVMLLVSVVLLFVWPVLYDALISFGKFIVNLGWIGAGLFGFFNRLLIPTGLHQALNQVFEFNIAGINDIGNFWANKGTKGITGMYLAGYFPVMMFGLPAGALAIYKNALPEKKKVTAGLMLAGAFASFFTGVTEPLEFSFMFVAWPLYVIHAIFTGLSMAFAAFMHWTAGFTFSAGLVDYILSFHMPIANKPYMLLVQGLVMAVIYYFGFDFAIKKFNLMTPGREKTTDDAPVEEVATSDSDDKYMVMAKKVYAGIGGHDNIKVIDNCTTRLRLQLDDTGNANKSQIMDAGVSGVNVLDKTNIQIIVGTEVQFVADDLKKLFDQNAKIEAVDSKPAKPAQTTSDSDVKSGQVDTFYSVANGQVEDIEEVSDPTFAQKMLGDGYAVIPSDGKIVAPVDGTIESIFPTKHALGIKTDSGLEVLVHMGIDTVQLKGEPFDIKVEAGQQVKHGDQLAQVDLDKITQANKKTDMMVIITNMPNVAYLKYRVLDQKTELNQIVLKATTK; translated from the coding sequence ATGAAAACCTATCTTCAAAGAATGGGTCGATCCCTTCAATTGCCAGTGGCAGTTTTACCTGCGGCGGCTTTACTTGAGGGAATTGGCCACTGGCTTCCACAAAATTGGGGGTTAGCACAATTCCTCCAAGTCGGTGGATCTGCTATTTTAGGCCAGTTAGCATTATTATTTGCTGTTGGATTATCACTTGGGATGTCCAAAGCCAAAGACGGTGCCGCTGCTATGGCCGGGGTAGTAGCTTATATAGTTCCTACCTATGTATTAGCACCAAAACAAGTAGCCTTATTATTAGGAATAAAAGTTAGTGCGGTCAATCCAGCCTTCAATGCAATCGCTGGAAATGTCTTTATCGGTATTATTGCCGGATTGATTGCTGCGGCCTTGTTCGATCGTTTCCATGAGACAAAGTTGCCAATGGCGTTGTCATTTTTCAGTGGAAAACGTTTAGTACCTATTTTAGCCACTCTAGTTATGTTATTGGTTTCAGTTGTTCTACTGTTCGTCTGGCCAGTATTGTATGATGCCTTGATTTCATTTGGTAAGTTCATCGTTAATTTAGGCTGGATCGGGGCTGGATTATTCGGTTTCTTCAATCGTTTGTTGATTCCAACCGGATTGCATCAAGCATTGAATCAAGTCTTTGAATTTAACATTGCCGGTATCAATGACATTGGTAATTTTTGGGCCAACAAAGGAACTAAAGGTATTACCGGTATGTACTTAGCTGGATATTTCCCAGTGATGATGTTTGGATTACCAGCTGGTGCTTTAGCAATTTACAAGAACGCTTTGCCAGAAAAGAAGAAAGTTACAGCCGGATTGATGTTGGCTGGAGCCTTCGCCTCATTCTTTACTGGTGTAACTGAACCCTTAGAGTTCTCCTTCATGTTTGTCGCTTGGCCACTTTATGTGATTCATGCAATCTTCACTGGATTGTCGATGGCTTTTGCTGCCTTTATGCATTGGACAGCTGGATTTACGTTCAGTGCTGGGTTAGTCGATTATATTTTGAGTTTCCACATGCCAATTGCTAATAAGCCTTACATGTTATTAGTTCAAGGATTAGTAATGGCGGTGATTTATTACTTTGGATTCGACTTTGCAATTAAGAAATTCAATTTAATGACACCAGGTCGTGAAAAAACTACTGATGATGCACCAGTTGAGGAAGTTGCTACTTCAGATTCTGATGATAAATACATGGTCATGGCCAAAAAGGTTTACGCCGGAATTGGTGGTCACGATAATATTAAAGTGATCGATAATTGTACAACTCGTTTACGTTTGCAATTAGATGACACAGGAAACGCTAATAAATCTCAAATTATGGATGCCGGCGTTTCTGGTGTGAATGTTCTTGATAAAACTAACATCCAGATTATTGTCGGAACTGAAGTTCAATTCGTAGCTGATGATTTGAAGAAGTTGTTCGATCAAAATGCCAAAATTGAAGCTGTTGATTCAAAACCAGCCAAGCCAGCCCAAACAACTTCTGACAGCGATGTTAAATCTGGACAAGTCGATACCTTCTATAGCGTAGCTAACGGACAAGTTGAAGATATCGAAGAAGTTTCTGATCCAACTTTTGCTCAAAAGATGCTAGGCGATGGTTATGCAGTTATTCCTAGTGATGGAAAAATCGTAGCTCCAGTTGATGGGACAATCGAAAGTATTTTCCCAACTAAGCACGCTTTAGGTATTAAAACTGATAGTGGTTTAGAAGTTTTAGTTCACATGGGAATCGATACAGTTCAACTAAAAGGTGAACCCTTTGATATTAAAGTTGAGGCTGGTCAACAAGTTAAGCATGGCGATCAATTAGCACAAGTAGACCTAGACAAGATAACTCAAGCTAATAAGAAGACTGACATGATGGTGATTATCACTAATATGCCAAACGTCGCTTACTTGAAATATCGAGTTTTAGATCAAAAAACAGAATTGAACCAAATTGTTTTAAAAGCAACAACTAAATAA
- a CDS encoding HAD-IC family P-type ATPase encodes MKTKPYQIGFNEIKETYNTNDFKQGLTTDEAKKRLAQNGPNKLESQKTPKWKIFLRQFNNMVIYVLIASTIITLLMGHYSDSIIIGLVVVINAIIGYYQESNASDALEKIKQMLSIEATVYRDGQRKDVPAEDLVVGDTVFLEAGDNVPADLRIIDSDNLRIQESALTGESNSVEKIDSKLDGENIALADQLNMAFASTAVTNGSGSGVVVATAKDTEIGKISTEVSSVKQRKTPLMQIIDGLGTKVSYFIVAASILIFIIGLVFDTYALPVLALAVVAMMVGAIPEGMPATTSVILAKGVSDMAKKQNTIVKTLPAVETLGSVDVVATDKTGTLTKNEMTVTDILIGDQELQVSGTGYEPTGQITQNNQPVEITPELKLFLEAGYYANDTNLSHENGQWIINGEPTDGAFLTLYHKVFDFEQKPEYEEVDILPFDSDYRYIGKLVKDKDNQRTLFVKGAPDKLLDMAKKQDSNFNYDYWLKKIQQFSAEGKRVIAVGYEKQAPTTDKVTHEMIVDGLNFLGVVAIIDPPREEVIESLKVMRTAGVQVKMITGDNAITAKAIGEKLGLADEINAITGVEWDALSDDEKIIAADKNQVFARTTPSNKLEIIEALQKNNKVTAMTGDGVNDAPALKRADIGVAMGIKGTDVAKDSADMILTDDNFATMSSAIKEGRRIFDNIKKSILYLLPISFSEGLIVAYAILTKQEIPLQPSQLLWINMVSAITIQFALIFEPAEEGIMTRKPRKTGSKLMNRHDIFQMTYVAILIAAVSLIIDTYLNNIGVSDAISSTTMVNTLILGKIFYLFNIRTPKFALSKELFSNSKVFVFVGLMLLLQLFLTYVPFMQKIFYTGNIGLVEWGMAIVAGAVVLLITEIDKMIRLKINR; translated from the coding sequence ATGAAAACTAAACCCTATCAGATAGGATTTAACGAAATAAAAGAAACATATAACACAAATGATTTTAAACAAGGACTTACAACTGACGAGGCTAAGAAACGTTTAGCTCAAAACGGTCCTAACAAATTAGAATCGCAGAAAACTCCAAAATGGAAGATTTTCTTGCGTCAATTCAACAATATGGTCATCTACGTCTTGATTGCCTCTACTATTATTACTTTATTGATGGGTCACTACTCTGACTCAATCATTATCGGCTTAGTAGTTGTTATCAATGCTATCATTGGTTATTACCAAGAATCCAATGCTTCTGATGCCCTAGAAAAGATTAAACAAATGTTGTCGATTGAAGCGACTGTCTATCGTGATGGTCAAAGAAAAGACGTCCCAGCCGAAGATTTAGTTGTCGGTGATACAGTCTTTTTAGAAGCTGGTGATAATGTCCCGGCTGATCTTCGAATCATCGACTCTGATAACCTACGTATCCAAGAATCCGCTTTGACTGGTGAATCTAATTCAGTTGAAAAAATCGATTCAAAACTTGATGGAGAAAACATTGCTTTAGCCGACCAACTCAATATGGCTTTTGCTTCGACCGCTGTTACTAACGGTAGTGGTAGTGGTGTCGTCGTTGCCACAGCTAAAGATACTGAAATTGGTAAAATCTCAACTGAAGTAAGTTCCGTTAAACAACGCAAAACTCCATTGATGCAAATTATCGATGGTCTAGGTACAAAAGTTTCCTACTTTATCGTGGCTGCTTCAATTTTGATTTTCATCATTGGACTAGTCTTCGATACTTATGCCCTACCCGTTTTAGCTTTGGCCGTAGTTGCCATGATGGTTGGCGCAATTCCAGAAGGTATGCCGGCTACGACTTCCGTTATTTTGGCTAAAGGCGTTAGCGACATGGCTAAGAAACAAAATACCATCGTCAAAACTTTGCCCGCAGTTGAAACTTTAGGTTCCGTTGACGTCGTTGCAACTGACAAGACTGGTACCTTAACTAAAAATGAAATGACCGTAACTGATATCTTAATCGGCGACCAAGAACTGCAAGTTAGTGGAACTGGTTATGAACCAACTGGTCAAATCACTCAAAATAATCAACCTGTAGAAATCACTCCAGAACTAAAGCTATTTTTAGAAGCTGGATACTACGCTAACGATACTAACTTATCGCATGAAAATGGTCAGTGGATCATCAATGGTGAGCCAACTGACGGAGCCTTCTTAACGCTCTATCATAAGGTTTTTGATTTTGAACAAAAGCCCGAATACGAAGAAGTCGATATTTTACCTTTCGACTCTGACTATCGTTACATTGGTAAATTGGTCAAGGATAAAGACAATCAACGAACACTTTTTGTTAAAGGTGCTCCAGATAAACTTTTGGATATGGCTAAGAAACAAGATTCTAACTTTAATTACGATTACTGGTTAAAAAAGATTCAACAATTCTCTGCTGAAGGTAAGCGTGTCATTGCTGTCGGCTATGAAAAACAAGCTCCAACAACCGACAAAGTTACTCATGAAATGATTGTCGATGGCTTGAATTTCTTAGGCGTCGTGGCGATCATTGACCCACCTCGTGAGGAAGTAATTGAGTCATTAAAAGTTATGCGTACTGCCGGTGTTCAAGTAAAAATGATCACTGGTGACAATGCCATTACTGCTAAGGCTATTGGTGAAAAACTTGGTCTAGCTGACGAAATAAACGCTATTACTGGTGTGGAATGGGACGCTTTATCAGACGATGAAAAAATCATTGCGGCTGATAAGAACCAAGTTTTTGCTAGAACCACTCCAAGTAACAAACTTGAAATCATCGAAGCCTTGCAAAAGAACAATAAGGTCACTGCCATGACTGGTGACGGTGTCAACGATGCTCCCGCCTTAAAACGTGCCGATATCGGTGTCGCTATGGGTATCAAGGGAACTGACGTTGCAAAGGATTCCGCCGACATGATTTTGACCGATGACAACTTTGCAACAATGTCTTCTGCTATTAAAGAAGGTCGTCGAATCTTCGATAATATCAAGAAGAGTATTTTGTACCTATTACCTATCTCCTTTTCTGAAGGTTTGATCGTAGCTTATGCTATCTTGACCAAACAAGAGATTCCATTGCAGCCTTCACAATTACTGTGGATCAACATGGTATCTGCCATCACTATTCAATTTGCCTTGATTTTTGAGCCAGCCGAAGAGGGAATCATGACTCGTAAGCCACGTAAAACTGGTAGCAAATTAATGAATCGTCACGATATTTTCCAAATGACCTACGTAGCGATTCTGATTGCAGCGGTCAGTTTGATCATCGATACTTACCTCAACAACATCGGTGTCAGTGATGCCATTTCAAGTACAACCATGGTCAACACTTTAATCCTAGGTAAGATTTTCTACCTATTTAATATCAGAACTCCAAAATTTGCACTATCAAAAGAACTCTTCTCTAACTCCAAAGTCTTCGTATTCGTTGGCTTGATGTTATTGCTACAACTGTTCTTAACTTACGTACCATTCATGCAAAAGATCTTCTACACTGGCAACATTGGTTTAGTCGAATGGGGCATGGCAATTGTCGCTGGTGCAGTAGTCCTCTTGATTACTGAAATCGACAAAATGATCCGTTTAAAAATTAATAGATAA
- a CDS encoding winged helix-turn-helix transcriptional regulator, which translates to MQPLVLLSNKLPLFIEINRSFNKQGWFLQNITDPQEVEKLAEEEKIAGLLWDFTITDLNSSIKILKSLRNKISGPIIVLAPAKEKKRRSLFYNINIDSFITKPFEYPELVAKVKQLFWVYNKFSIRREKHPIKRNSKKNTIKYNDIVIDFKHYRVTHNGYDIGLTPKEFSLFWYLIQHRGKVMSRDQLLEGVWGYDSIGSSRTVDIHISHLRDKLAERSQSQNCIKTVRGFGYVLDNKYPLVSES; encoded by the coding sequence ATGCAACCGCTAGTATTGTTGAGTAATAAACTACCACTATTTATAGAAATCAATCGAAGCTTTAATAAACAAGGCTGGTTTCTTCAAAATATTACTGATCCTCAAGAAGTAGAAAAGTTAGCTGAAGAAGAAAAAATTGCAGGATTATTGTGGGATTTCACGATTACAGATTTGAATAGTTCCATTAAGATCTTAAAATCTTTACGTAATAAGATTTCAGGTCCTATCATTGTTCTAGCTCCTGCAAAAGAGAAAAAAAGACGTTCTTTGTTTTACAACATTAATATCGATAGCTTCATCACTAAGCCATTTGAATATCCCGAATTAGTTGCGAAGGTTAAGCAATTGTTTTGGGTTTACAATAAGTTCTCAATTAGAAGAGAAAAACATCCAATTAAAAGAAATTCTAAGAAAAATACTATTAAGTACAATGATATCGTGATTGACTTTAAACATTATCGTGTCACACACAATGGCTATGATATCGGTCTGACTCCTAAAGAATTCAGTTTGTTCTGGTATTTGATTCAACATCGGGGCAAGGTGATGAGTCGAGATCAACTTTTGGAAGGTGTCTGGGGGTATGATTCGATAGGCTCCAGTCGAACAGTCGATATCCACATTAGCCATTTGCGTGATAAATTAGCCGAAAGGTCACAGTCACAAAATTGCATTAAAACAGTTCGAGGTTTTGGGTACGTTTTGGATAATAAATATCCGCTAGTATCTGAAAGCTAA
- a CDS encoding phosphate ABC transporter substrate-binding protein PstS family protein, protein MKKKTIISLVLGFAALMLVLTGCGNGNSKTSATSKSDSNTTSGKITAVGSTALQPLVEKAAANFQKDNKKVDITVQGGGSGTGLSQVQDKSVTIGNSDIFAEEKDGVDAKKLVDHKVAVVGMAPVVNKDANVKSLSMDQVKQIFTGKITNWKEVGGKDEKITVVNRAKGSGTRATFEAAVLKGAEAVKSQEQDSNGTVQKIVESTPGAISYLAFSYITDKVQAVSIDKVQPTDENVESGKWKIWSYEHMYTNGKAEGATAKFLDYMNSKDVQSSLVKDMGYISIHNMKVQKDSKGTVSDIK, encoded by the coding sequence ATGAAAAAGAAAACTATTATTTCATTAGTATTAGGTTTCGCTGCTTTAATGCTCGTTCTAACTGGTTGCGGTAATGGGAATAGCAAAACCAGTGCTACTTCAAAGAGCGACAGCAACACAACTTCTGGCAAGATTACAGCCGTTGGATCAACTGCTTTGCAACCACTAGTTGAAAAAGCTGCTGCTAACTTCCAAAAGGATAACAAAAAAGTTGACATCACTGTTCAAGGTGGTGGTTCTGGTACTGGTTTGAGCCAAGTTCAAGATAAATCAGTTACAATCGGTAACTCAGATATCTTCGCCGAAGAAAAAGATGGCGTTGATGCTAAGAAGCTTGTTGACCACAAGGTTGCCGTTGTTGGTATGGCTCCAGTAGTTAACAAAGATGCAAATGTTAAATCATTATCAATGGATCAAGTAAAACAAATCTTTACTGGTAAGATCACTAATTGGAAAGAAGTCGGCGGTAAAGACGAAAAAATCACTGTTGTTAACCGTGCCAAAGGTAGTGGTACTCGTGCAACATTTGAAGCAGCTGTTCTAAAAGGTGCTGAAGCTGTTAAATCACAAGAACAAGATTCAAATGGTACAGTTCAAAAAATCGTTGAAAGCACACCAGGTGCTATTAGTTACCTAGCTTTCTCATACATTACTGATAAAGTACAAGCAGTTTCAATCGACAAAGTACAACCTACTGACGAAAATGTTGAATCAGGCAAGTGGAAGATCTGGTCATATGAACATATGTACACTAACGGCAAAGCTGAAGGTGCTACTGCTAAGTTCCTTGATTATATGAACTCTAAAGATGTTCAAAGCTCACTTGTTAAAGACATGGGTTACATCAGTATTCACAATATGAAGGTTCAAAAAGATTCTAAAGGAACAGTTAGCGACATTAAATAA
- the pstC gene encoding phosphate ABC transporter permease subunit PstC: MDDIQKKLQTKSKATFQDYFGKGICYVCIGLIILLVTCILYFIASKGLATFTQNHINVFDFLTKTNWNPGATDAKGHPDIGALPMIVTSFSVTLLAALLATPFALGVAIFMAEFSSKRGSKILQPVIELLVGIPSVVYGFIGLSVIVPFIRGIFGGTGFGILSGTLVLFVMILPTITSLSVDSLNAVPLFYRQASLALGATRWQTIYKVVLRAAVPGILTAIIFGMARAFGEALAVQMVIGNAALLPKNLVSPASTLTSKLTTDIGNTVMGTLPNNALWSLALILLLMSLILNMLVKFIGKRGRF, translated from the coding sequence ATGGATGATATTCAAAAAAAATTACAAACAAAATCTAAGGCCACCTTCCAAGATTACTTTGGTAAAGGAATCTGTTACGTCTGCATTGGTTTAATCATTTTATTAGTTACTTGTATTCTCTACTTCATTGCTTCTAAAGGTTTAGCTACCTTTACACAAAACCATATAAACGTCTTTGATTTCTTAACTAAAACAAATTGGAATCCTGGTGCTACCGATGCTAAAGGACATCCCGATATTGGTGCTCTACCAATGATCGTCACTTCTTTTAGCGTCACTTTATTAGCTGCATTACTAGCAACACCCTTTGCTTTAGGAGTTGCCATCTTTATGGCCGAATTTTCCAGCAAACGTGGTAGCAAGATCCTTCAACCAGTTATTGAACTACTAGTTGGTATCCCTTCTGTCGTTTATGGATTCATCGGCTTGTCAGTTATCGTTCCCTTTATTAGAGGTATTTTCGGTGGAACTGGATTTGGTATTCTTTCAGGTACTTTAGTCCTCTTCGTCATGATTTTACCCACGATAACATCTCTATCAGTCGACAGTTTAAATGCCGTCCCACTTTTCTACCGTCAAGCTTCACTAGCCCTTGGAGCTACTAGGTGGCAAACTATCTACAAAGTTGTTTTAAGAGCTGCTGTTCCGGGTATTTTGACAGCCATTATTTTCGGAATGGCTCGAGCTTTTGGTGAAGCTTTGGCCGTACAAATGGTTATCGGTAATGCAGCATTATTGCCTAAAAACCTAGTTTCACCTGCATCAACTTTGACTAGTAAATTAACTACTGATATCGGTAATACCGTCATGGGAACTTTACCCAACAACGCACTTTGGTCATTAGCCTTGATTCTTTTATTGATGTCCTTGATTTTAAACATGCTAGTTAAATTCATTGGAAAGAGAGGTCGTTTCTAA
- the pstA gene encoding phosphate ABC transporter permease PstA: MNAKKYDHLATGIIYALVVAVILILVAILGYILFNGVPDISWHFLTSAAQSFSAGGGIRDQLFNSLYLLVLTIIVSLPIGLGAGIYLSEYAKDNWFTDLIRTSVEVLSSLPSVVVGLFGYLLFVIKLNLGFSILSGAIALTFFNLPLLTRNIEESLRSVPDLQREAGMSLGLSNWKTTTKIVLPAALPGILTGLILSAGRIFGEAAALIYTAGQSAPTVDYTNWNIFSSSSFLNPMRPAETLAVHIWKVNTESVTPDAHLISSASSAVLIIVILIFNLGARFLGNQLYKKITATK; this comes from the coding sequence ATGAATGCTAAAAAATACGATCATCTAGCCACAGGCATTATCTATGCTTTAGTCGTGGCGGTTATTTTAATCTTAGTTGCCATTTTAGGTTACATTTTGTTCAATGGTGTGCCTGATATTTCCTGGCATTTCCTAACTTCTGCTGCTCAATCATTCAGCGCTGGCGGTGGAATTAGAGATCAACTCTTCAATTCGCTTTACTTATTAGTACTAACAATTATTGTTTCCTTGCCAATCGGTTTGGGAGCAGGAATTTATTTATCCGAATATGCTAAAGATAACTGGTTTACTGATTTGATCAGAACTAGTGTCGAAGTATTAAGTTCTTTGCCTTCAGTCGTAGTTGGATTATTCGGCTACTTGCTATTCGTTATCAAATTGAATCTTGGTTTCTCAATTCTTTCTGGTGCCATTGCTCTAACTTTCTTCAACTTGCCCCTCTTAACTAGAAATATTGAAGAATCACTTCGAAGCGTACCAGATTTACAAAGAGAAGCCGGAATGTCTCTAGGTCTATCTAATTGGAAAACTACTACAAAGATTGTTTTGCCTGCTGCTTTACCTGGTATCTTAACTGGTTTGATTCTTAGTGCCGGAAGAATCTTTGGTGAAGCTGCCGCTTTAATTTATACTGCTGGTCAAAGTGCTCCTACTGTTGATTACACTAACTGGAATATTTTTTCTAGTTCTAGCTTTTTGAATCCTATGCGTCCAGCTGAAACCTTAGCAGTTCACATTTGGAAAGTTAATACTGAAAGTGTTACTCCGGATGCTCATTTGATTTCTAGTGCTTCTTCTGCTGTGTTAATTATCGTTATTTTGATTTTCAACCTAGGAGCCCGTTTCTTAGGAAACCAACTCTACAAAAAAATTACTGCTACGAAATGA